A genomic region of Deltaproteobacteria bacterium contains the following coding sequences:
- a CDS encoding ABC transporter ATP-binding protein, with protein MQDAVEITDLTFSYRPPKAVLDVAQLNVARGEKVFLHGPSGCGKTTLLGILAGVLQAKSGSVKILGHDLARLSGPARDRVRGAHIGYIFQMFNLIPYLSVLDNITLPCRISGGRSKRLNGKSAVDEARALAGALGIDNLIAESVVDLSVGQQQRVAAARALIGAPELIIADEPTSALDEDHRENFLTLLFKQCAAIKSTLVFVSHDRRMMPLFDRAVSLREVNRA; from the coding sequence ATGCAAGACGCCGTCGAGATCACCGACCTGACATTTTCCTACCGTCCGCCCAAGGCGGTGCTCGACGTGGCTCAGTTGAACGTCGCTCGCGGCGAGAAAGTGTTTCTGCACGGGCCGAGCGGCTGCGGCAAGACCACGCTGCTCGGCATTCTGGCCGGTGTGCTCCAGGCTAAGAGCGGCAGCGTCAAGATTCTCGGCCACGACCTGGCGCGCCTCTCCGGGCCGGCGCGCGACCGGGTGCGCGGCGCGCACATCGGCTACATCTTCCAGATGTTCAATTTGATCCCCTACCTGAGCGTTTTAGACAACATCACGCTGCCCTGCCGGATCAGCGGTGGCCGCAGCAAGCGGCTCAACGGCAAATCCGCCGTCGACGAGGCGCGGGCGCTGGCCGGCGCGCTGGGCATCGATAACTTGATTGCCGAGAGCGTGGTGGATTTGAGTGTCGGGCAGCAGCAGCGGGTGGCGGCGGCGCGGGCGCTGATCGGCGCGCCGGAGCTGATCATCGCCGATGAGCCGACTTCGGCCTTGGACGAAGATCATCGCGAGAACTTTTTGACTCTTTTGTTCAAGCAATGCGCTGCGATTAAATCCACGCTCGTCTTCGTCAGCCACGACCGGCGCATGATGCCGCTGTTCGATCGCGCCGTGTCGCTGCGCGAGGTCAATCGAGCCTAG
- a CDS encoding DUF5132 domain-containing protein — MVMLKLLTSKPALFALGAASAAAWKLFGPAVGRTVRPVVKDVIKGGLVLQKQISTAAQETWQDIEDITAEAKAEIAEREKDGDEAEPRQRKPRSRKTAS, encoded by the coding sequence ATGGTAATGCTAAAACTTTTGACCTCGAAGCCGGCGCTGTTCGCGTTGGGCGCGGCATCGGCCGCAGCTTGGAAACTGTTCGGACCGGCGGTGGGTCGCACCGTGCGCCCAGTCGTGAAAGATGTGATCAAAGGCGGCTTGGTGCTGCAGAAGCAAATCTCGACTGCGGCTCAAGAAACCTGGCAGGATATCGAAGACATCACCGCTGAAGCCAAGGCCGAAATCGCCGAGCGGGAAAAGGACGGCGATGAAGCCGAGCCGCGCCAGCGCAAACCGCGCAGCAGGAAAACCGCTAGCTAA
- a CDS encoding GTP-binding protein: MAKKNTTTGKSRATKKRKPSATKPRTPVYVLTGFLGSGKTTLLNHFLAQTRHLKIAVLENEFGAVSIDTELIIGAKEEIMEIKNGCMCCTVRRDLIRVLRRLIKQGRPYDAIVLETTGIANPSPIAQTFMALKDLWTNYDLKGIVTVVDAKHVRAQVKSETIAQDQIAFADLLVLNKADLVSAQELAEVTELLRRVNSDAVIRPTTMAQLDAEELLALHAFKPARGLKADAGFNQPDYPFKWVGAYRFEPGSYRVEWHASGAPHSNELVWLMPMVEPTDSDVQKSLPLAVKTFFEPEVNFACGETIEVDRFVWNTPLEENRSEFGIHILQPGYYAVFTQHPPRSVSVTGSQGVIEPVYQRAWESRYAEDESLTSVAISLGGTLSQEKVREYFTWALYGDEEHRTVLRMKGILSIAGRDEKFVFQQVNTVSNSGFINETWGERPRVNHFVLIGRGLDRGELTKRFAECLIGDWATSRPTQEEELREGVQAGA; the protein is encoded by the coding sequence ATGGCGAAAAAGAACACAACCACGGGCAAGAGCCGGGCGACGAAGAAGCGCAAGCCGAGCGCCACGAAGCCGCGCACGCCGGTGTACGTGCTGACCGGGTTTCTCGGCTCTGGCAAGACCACTCTGCTCAATCATTTTCTGGCGCAGACCCGGCACTTGAAAATCGCCGTGCTGGAAAACGAATTCGGCGCCGTCAGCATCGATACCGAGCTGATCATCGGCGCAAAAGAAGAGATCATGGAGATCAAGAACGGCTGCATGTGCTGCACGGTGCGGCGCGACCTGATCCGGGTCTTGCGCCGTTTGATCAAGCAAGGCCGCCCCTATGACGCCATTGTGCTGGAAACCACCGGCATCGCCAATCCGAGTCCCATCGCGCAGACTTTCATGGCGCTAAAAGATCTGTGGACGAACTACGACCTCAAAGGCATCGTCACCGTGGTCGATGCCAAACATGTGCGCGCCCAGGTAAAATCCGAAACCATCGCGCAGGACCAGATCGCTTTTGCCGACCTGCTGGTGCTGAACAAAGCCGACCTGGTGAGCGCGCAGGAGTTGGCTGAGGTGACCGAGTTGCTGCGCCGCGTCAATAGCGACGCGGTCATTCGCCCGACGACCATGGCCCAGCTCGACGCTGAAGAGCTATTGGCGCTCCACGCTTTCAAGCCAGCGCGTGGCTTGAAAGCGGATGCTGGGTTCAATCAGCCCGACTATCCGTTCAAGTGGGTCGGCGCCTATCGTTTCGAGCCCGGGAGCTATCGCGTCGAATGGCATGCCAGCGGCGCGCCGCACAGCAATGAGCTGGTCTGGCTGATGCCGATGGTCGAGCCAACCGACAGCGACGTGCAGAAGAGTCTGCCCTTGGCGGTAAAAACCTTTTTCGAACCGGAAGTGAATTTCGCTTGCGGCGAAACCATCGAGGTCGATCGCTTCGTGTGGAACACGCCCCTTGAGGAAAATCGCAGCGAGTTTGGCATTCATATTTTGCAGCCCGGTTACTACGCGGTTTTTACCCAGCATCCGCCACGGTCCGTGTCGGTGACCGGATCGCAGGGCGTAATCGAGCCGGTTTACCAGCGCGCCTGGGAGTCGCGCTACGCCGAAGACGAGTCGCTGACATCGGTCGCGATTTCGCTGGGCGGCACGTTAAGCCAAGAGAAAGTTAGAGAGTACTTCACTTGGGCGCTCTACGGCGACGAAGAGCATCGCACAGTGCTTAGAATGAAGGGCATTTTGAGCATCGCTGGGCGCGACGAGAAGTTCGTCTTTCAGCAAGTTAACACGGTTTCTAACTCCGGGTTCATCAATGAGACCTGGGGTGAGCGGCCGCGCGTCAATCATTTCGTCTTGATCGGCCGCGGTCTCGACCGCGGCGAGCTGACCAAGAGATTCGCCGAATGTTTGATCGGCGATTGGGCGACGTCGCGTCCCACGCAGGAAGAGGAATTGCGAGAGGGCGTCCAAGCCGGGGCGTGA
- a CDS encoding transcriptional repressor, which translates to MDRNTRQRHAIELVFKAADRPLSVQDVLEAGQKILPALGIATVYRAIKGMVDEKWLTPVQIPGENPYYEPAGKTHHHHFRCRQCQKVFELEGCVFDFDKHLPNGFHAEHHDLVIYGRCPICPASVKSTRRAARQH; encoded by the coding sequence ATGGATCGCAACACCCGCCAACGCCACGCCATTGAATTGGTTTTCAAAGCCGCTGACCGGCCTTTGAGCGTGCAAGACGTTCTTGAAGCCGGCCAGAAAATCTTACCGGCCCTCGGCATCGCCACGGTTTATCGGGCAATCAAAGGAATGGTCGACGAAAAGTGGCTCACCCCGGTGCAAATTCCCGGAGAGAACCCGTACTACGAACCCGCGGGCAAGACCCATCACCATCACTTCCGCTGCCGTCAGTGCCAGAAGGTCTTTGAGTTGGAAGGCTGCGTATTCGATTTCGACAAGCACTTGCCCAACGGTTTTCACGCCGAGCACCACGATCTCGTAATCTATGGCCGCTGTCCCATTTGTCCCGCCTCGGTCAAGTCTACGCGGCGCGCGGCCCGCCAGCATTGA
- a CDS encoding ZIP family metal transporter, with amino-acid sequence MEIWIFTLASAALVSAVSLVGGVGLLLREEFLRKIVTVLVGLAVGVLLGDVFIHLLPESLSEIQSPRLVSALILLGIFLFFALEKFVKWQHHHVVSQQDCDLGARSCAHMCLVGDAVHNFTDGMIIASSFLVSPVVGLTTTVAVIAHEIPQELSDVGVLFYGGYSTRRAVWLNYLCSLTVIPGALLTLLLSGWIDGVAVYLLPIAAGGFIYIAASDLIPQLQHKSPLRIEFAQTATMAVGVLLMAGVILLEERLEQHAKLADEAVLAAPRGPQVTGAMDDAAWASGSAARNDNGI; translated from the coding sequence ATGGAGATTTGGATTTTTACTTTGGCGAGTGCGGCACTGGTCAGCGCGGTGTCGCTGGTCGGCGGAGTCGGTCTGCTCCTGCGCGAAGAGTTTTTGCGCAAGATCGTGACCGTGCTCGTCGGCCTGGCCGTCGGCGTGCTGCTGGGCGATGTGTTTATTCATCTTTTGCCCGAGTCGCTGAGCGAGATTCAGTCGCCGCGTTTGGTGTCCGCTCTGATTTTGCTCGGCATCTTCTTATTTTTCGCGCTGGAAAAATTCGTCAAGTGGCAGCATCACCATGTGGTCAGTCAGCAAGACTGCGATCTGGGCGCGCGATCGTGCGCGCACATGTGCCTGGTGGGCGACGCGGTGCACAACTTCACCGATGGCATGATCATCGCGTCGAGCTTCCTGGTGAGTCCGGTGGTCGGCTTGACCACGACCGTGGCCGTCATCGCCCATGAGATTCCCCAGGAGCTCAGCGACGTCGGTGTGCTGTTTTACGGCGGCTACTCGACGCGGCGCGCGGTCTGGCTCAATTATCTTTGTTCGTTGACCGTCATCCCCGGAGCGTTGCTGACGCTGCTGTTGAGCGGCTGGATCGATGGCGTTGCGGTCTATCTTCTGCCAATCGCTGCCGGTGGCTTTATCTACATCGCCGCTTCGGATCTGATTCCGCAGCTGCAGCACAAATCGCCGCTGCGCATCGAGTTTGCCCAGACGGCCACCATGGCGGTCGGTGTTTTGTTGATGGCCGGCGTGATTCTGCTCGAAGAGCGGCTGGAGCAACACGCGAAGCTGGCCGATGAAGCGGTTCTTGCGGCACCCCGAGGACCGCAGGTCACCGGGGCCATGGACGACGCTGCGTGGGCGAGCGGATCTGCCGCTAGGAACGACAATGGGATTTGA
- a CDS encoding DUF3299 domain-containing protein, with product MLTWEQLRGLDYQTGKMPADLKKLDGTVVRVPGFVIPLEDSDRTVSEFLLVPFPMACIHVPAPPPNQIVHVKMDKGRKIPFDFYGPVWLQGRLKIQRTENMYTESSYFMTGLLAEPYRER from the coding sequence ATGCTGACTTGGGAACAGTTGCGCGGTCTGGATTATCAGACCGGTAAGATGCCCGCCGACCTGAAGAAACTCGATGGCACCGTGGTGCGCGTGCCGGGCTTCGTCATTCCGCTGGAAGACAGCGATCGGACGGTTTCCGAGTTCTTGTTGGTGCCGTTCCCGATGGCCTGTATCCATGTGCCGGCGCCGCCGCCCAATCAAATCGTTCACGTCAAGATGGACAAGGGAAGAAAGATTCCGTTCGACTTCTACGGACCGGTTTGGCTGCAAGGGCGTCTAAAGATCCAGCGCACCGAGAACATGTACACCGAGTCGTCATATTTTATGACCGGGCTTTTGGCCGAGCCCTATAGAGAAAGGTAG
- a CDS encoding cation-translocating P-type ATPase has product MRIRSAIAGRIRWDVPQLRQRPRYAAAVEMAIERHPGIVSVEATPSTGRLLVHYKKPQTAATLTDIVIAALARPPLDVATYRTRLETKHNPAHGPEHGHHGHDHEHSRDQGDADLAGGMRNLVLGGSVLLGFFIKRLISGPGPLAASPVLFGISAAATILSGYPFLRDALRSASRGKLTTDTLVSSATVASIVMRESVTALVVIWLINLGEYLQALVLRRTRHAISALLSLDDEKVWLVVGTTEVEQPLASVRAGDLIAVYAGQRIPVDGDIEAGVATINEAPITGESMPVLKNPGDRIFAGTVLLAGEIRVRAQRVGADTVVGRLIHRVEEAQELRAPMETIGERFAARFVPFSFLLSIGVFAATRDLNRALTMLLIACPCAAGMATPTAVSAAIGNGARRGILIKGGTHLEAAAELDAVVFDKTGTLTAGIPSVDMVKSFDDDYSADQVLSLAANGELHSQHPLALAIVRHARDREIEIPLHDECEIFVGRGMRADWQGNEILVGSKALLTSFDVAIAADPQHAYNEHAARGETIMYVAHQRKLIGMIGVHTRLRPECDAALAALRGLGVKHLMMLTGDEEEAARAVAQSVGLHDWRAQLTPEEKHQVIHRLKAEGHRVAMVGDGINDAPALALANVGIAMGTSGSDVAIEAADIALASDNLTGVAATMRLSRRTIRVIRQNYGAALAVNAGGIVVGALGAINPFIAAALHNLSTLLVIFNSARLIGYDPEAENV; this is encoded by the coding sequence ATGCGTATTCGCTCTGCGATTGCCGGTCGCATCCGTTGGGATGTTCCGCAGCTGCGCCAGCGGCCGCGCTACGCTGCTGCGGTTGAAATGGCAATCGAGCGGCACCCGGGCATCGTCTCGGTCGAAGCGACGCCCAGCACCGGCCGCCTGCTGGTTCACTACAAAAAACCGCAGACCGCCGCGACCCTCACTGATATCGTTATCGCCGCGCTGGCGCGGCCGCCTCTCGACGTCGCAACCTATCGGACGCGCCTGGAGACCAAGCATAATCCGGCGCACGGCCCGGAGCACGGGCACCACGGTCACGACCACGAGCACAGCCGCGATCAGGGCGATGCCGATCTCGCCGGCGGCATGCGAAATCTCGTGTTGGGCGGTTCGGTGTTGCTCGGCTTCTTCATCAAACGGTTGATCAGCGGCCCTGGGCCGCTGGCGGCAAGCCCGGTCTTATTCGGCATCAGCGCCGCGGCGACCATCCTCTCCGGCTACCCGTTTCTGCGCGACGCGCTGCGCTCGGCATCGCGCGGCAAATTGACCACCGACACGCTTGTCAGCTCCGCCACCGTTGCCAGCATTGTCATGCGCGAGAGCGTGACGGCGTTGGTGGTGATCTGGCTGATCAACCTGGGCGAGTACCTGCAGGCACTGGTGCTGCGCCGCACGCGCCACGCGATTAGCGCGCTGCTCAGCCTGGACGACGAAAAAGTCTGGCTCGTGGTCGGCACGACCGAAGTCGAGCAGCCGCTGGCAAGCGTGCGCGCCGGCGACCTCATAGCTGTCTATGCCGGGCAGCGGATTCCCGTCGACGGCGATATTGAGGCCGGCGTCGCCACCATCAACGAAGCGCCGATCACCGGCGAGAGCATGCCGGTGCTAAAAAACCCCGGCGACAGGATATTTGCCGGCACGGTGCTCCTCGCCGGCGAGATCCGGGTGCGCGCCCAACGAGTCGGCGCCGATACGGTCGTCGGCCGTTTGATCCACCGCGTTGAAGAGGCGCAGGAGCTGCGCGCGCCCATGGAAACCATCGGCGAGCGCTTCGCCGCGCGCTTCGTGCCTTTTTCTTTCTTGCTCTCGATCGGCGTGTTTGCCGCAACCCGCGACTTGAATCGCGCGCTGACGATGTTGTTGATCGCCTGTCCGTGCGCCGCCGGCATGGCGACTCCGACAGCCGTCAGCGCGGCGATCGGCAACGGCGCGCGCCGCGGTATCTTAATCAAAGGCGGCACCCATCTCGAAGCCGCGGCTGAGCTTGACGCCGTGGTTTTCGACAAGACCGGCACTTTGACGGCGGGCATTCCCAGCGTGGATATGGTCAAATCGTTCGACGACGATTACAGCGCCGACCAGGTTCTCTCGCTCGCCGCCAACGGCGAACTCCATTCGCAGCATCCCCTGGCTCTCGCCATCGTGCGCCACGCCCGCGACCGCGAAATCGAAATCCCGCTGCACGACGAGTGCGAAATCTTCGTCGGCCGCGGCATGCGCGCCGACTGGCAGGGCAACGAGATACTCGTCGGCAGCAAGGCCCTGCTGACAAGCTTCGACGTTGCTATCGCTGCCGACCCGCAGCACGCCTACAACGAGCATGCCGCGCGCGGCGAAACCATTATGTATGTCGCGCACCAAAGAAAGCTGATCGGTATGATCGGCGTGCACACCCGGCTGCGGCCGGAGTGCGACGCCGCGCTGGCGGCGCTGCGCGGTTTGGGAGTGAAGCATTTGATGATGCTCACCGGCGACGAAGAAGAAGCCGCCCGCGCGGTGGCTCAGTCCGTCGGCCTCCACGACTGGCGCGCCCAGCTCACCCCGGAAGAAAAACATCAAGTGATTCACCGGCTCAAGGCCGAAGGACATAGAGTCGCCATGGTCGGCGACGGCATCAACGACGCGCCGGCGCTGGCATTGGCCAACGTCGGCATCGCCATGGGCACCTCCGGCTCCGATGTCGCCATCGAAGCGGCCGATATTGCGCTCGCCTCCGACAATCTCACCGGCGTGGCGGCGACCATGCGCCTGAGCCGGCGCACCATCCGAGTCATCCGCCAGAACTACGGCGCCGCCCTGGCGGTCAACGCCGGCGGCATCGTCGTCGGCGCGCTGGGAGCGATCAATCCATTCATCGCCGCCGCGCTGCACAATCTGAGCACCCTGCTGGTAATCTTCAATTCGGCCCGGCTGATCGGCTACGATCCCGAAGCGGAAAACGTTTAA
- a CDS encoding DUF2796 domain-containing protein, translating to MQLTGAAVSVGLIYCLAGFLNPAAGAEKRHSHAHVHGAAEVNIAVEGKKVTIELRTASEGVMGFEHEAKSDADKKKRDAALKRVEEKFGEMIVLDKKLGCKSQGGNVTLVQTDEKGGKDAKSGAKSGEHREVRARYQYECDKAPAGSRVKFGITKVFPAIRDVKVQVLADAKQSGATIKKDRGDVGL from the coding sequence ATGCAGCTGACAGGAGCGGCCGTATCGGTCGGCTTAATCTATTGCCTCGCCGGCTTTTTGAATCCTGCCGCCGGCGCGGAAAAACGGCATTCCCATGCCCACGTGCATGGAGCTGCCGAAGTCAACATCGCGGTGGAAGGAAAGAAAGTGACGATCGAGCTGCGCACGGCGTCCGAAGGCGTGATGGGCTTCGAGCACGAAGCCAAGAGCGATGCCGACAAGAAAAAAAGAGACGCGGCGCTCAAACGCGTGGAAGAGAAGTTTGGCGAGATGATCGTGCTCGACAAGAAACTTGGCTGCAAGTCACAGGGCGGCAACGTGACGCTGGTGCAGACCGATGAGAAGGGCGGCAAGGACGCCAAATCCGGCGCCAAGAGCGGCGAGCACCGCGAAGTGCGCGCCCGTTATCAATACGAATGCGATAAAGCTCCGGCCGGCAGCCGGGTCAAGTTCGGCATCACAAAGGTTTTTCCAGCCATCCGCGATGTGAAGGTCCAGGTGCTCGCCGATGCCAAGCAGTCGGGCGCGACGATCAAGAAAGACCGCGGCGACGTCGGCCTCTAG
- a CDS encoding ABC transporter permease, producing the protein MLLLSLAYRSLKNRKLTSIVTLISLALSVSLWVGIEHIRGGARESFSNTISQTDLIVGARGGALQLLLYTVFHIGSPTANVTYESYEKIKNHKAVAWTIPISLGDSHRGYRVVGTNEDFYRHYRFRQDRQIEFAQGKAASEIFDVVLGSEVAERLGYQLGRRIVVTHGITGATGIMDHDDKPFTVVGILKPTRTPIDRSLYVTLEGIEAMHIDWKQGAPPIKGQETPAEKITKENIKIESITAFFLRTKMRVQTLALQREVVNFPEEPLMAVVPGVALSELWSTLGVVEEVLKVVALFVVLVGLLGMLMALYTSLNERRREIAILRALGVGPWKVTGLLVMESGLLTFIGALLGVGVVYSSVLLLQPVIEQFYGLHIPLKPFTATEYRYLLAVICAGLIVGLIPAWKAYRNALSDGLSVRL; encoded by the coding sequence ATGCTGCTCCTTTCGCTCGCCTATCGCTCGCTCAAGAATCGCAAGCTGACATCGATCGTCACACTCATTTCCCTAGCGCTGAGCGTCAGCCTGTGGGTGGGCATCGAGCATATTCGCGGCGGCGCGCGGGAAAGTTTTTCCAATACGATTAGCCAGACCGATCTGATCGTCGGCGCGCGCGGCGGCGCGCTGCAGCTTTTGCTCTACACGGTGTTTCACATCGGCTCGCCGACCGCCAACGTCACCTACGAGTCCTACGAGAAGATCAAAAATCACAAAGCGGTGGCTTGGACGATTCCCATCTCACTGGGCGACAGCCACCGCGGCTACCGCGTGGTCGGCACCAATGAAGATTTCTATCGGCACTACCGCTTTCGCCAGGACCGGCAAATCGAGTTCGCCCAGGGGAAGGCGGCTTCGGAGATTTTCGATGTAGTTTTGGGCAGTGAAGTGGCCGAGCGGCTCGGCTATCAGCTGGGCAGACGCATCGTGGTCACCCACGGCATCACCGGCGCCACCGGCATTATGGACCACGATGACAAGCCGTTCACCGTGGTTGGCATTCTCAAACCGACGCGCACGCCCATCGACCGATCGCTCTACGTGACGCTCGAAGGCATCGAGGCGATGCACATCGACTGGAAGCAAGGCGCGCCGCCGATCAAAGGGCAGGAAACGCCGGCCGAGAAAATCACCAAAGAAAATATCAAGATCGAAAGTATCACGGCATTTTTCTTGCGCACCAAAATGCGCGTGCAGACCCTGGCGCTGCAGCGCGAGGTGGTCAACTTCCCTGAAGAACCGCTCATGGCGGTGGTGCCGGGCGTGGCCTTGAGCGAGCTCTGGAGCACGCTGGGCGTCGTCGAAGAGGTGCTCAAGGTCGTGGCTCTATTCGTCGTGTTGGTTGGCCTGCTCGGCATGCTGATGGCGCTTTACACGTCGCTCAACGAGCGGCGCCGCGAGATCGCCATACTGCGTGCCTTGGGTGTCGGACCGTGGAAGGTGACCGGACTTCTGGTAATGGAGTCGGGCTTGTTGACCTTTATTGGCGCGCTGCTTGGGGTTGGCGTTGTCTATAGTTCCGTGCTGCTGCTCCAGCCGGTGATCGAGCAATTCTACGGCTTGCATATTCCGCTCAAGCCGTTTACCGCGACAGAATATCGTTATCTTTTGGCGGTGATTTGCGCCGGCCTGATTGTCGGGCTAATTCCAGCCTGGAAGGCCTATCGCAACGCGCTCTCCGATGGACTGAGCGTGCGGCTCTAA